One Bacillota bacterium DNA window includes the following coding sequences:
- the rpsT gene encoding 30S ribosomal protein S20 — protein sequence MPNTRSAAKRLRQSIKRHARNQAVKSAMRTAIRKCQRAAQQQPGEGWRLYPLAQAAIDKAARKGVIHPNQAARRKSRLVAYLRRLEAAQQPAAGQEKTAAS from the coding sequence GTGCCCAATACCCGGTCTGCAGCCAAGCGGCTGCGCCAGTCCATCAAGCGCCACGCGCGCAATCAAGCTGTCAAGTCCGCCATGCGCACGGCCATCCGCAAGTGCCAGCGGGCGGCCCAGCAGCAGCCAGGCGAAGGCTGGCGGCTCTACCCGCTCGCGCAGGCTGCCATCGACAAAGCGGCGCGCAAGGGTGTCATCCACCCCAACCAGGCCGCACGCCGCAAGTCGCGGCTGGTCGCTTACCTGCGGCGCCTCGAGGCAGCGCAGCAACCCGCCGCAGGTCAGGAAAAGACCGCCGCCTCGTAA